The DNA window GCCAACTTTTTCAATGATCTCACCGTACATTACATTGGCCACGAATTCCGTCGTCATGTTCTTATGCTTCATCAGCATTGTCTGCAGTAAGCAACTGTGTGGTTGAACAATACTTGTGATGAAGTTGGTCTCCATACGTGGCATATGACCATGAACACGCCAAGTACAACCTTCGGTCACACACTTAACGTCCCACGTCGTGGGGTTACAAAAAACCACCTCGAACTGCTTCTTTTCAGAAAAAGCCCATTGCCGAACTACGTGCTGCAGATGAACCTTGTAGGAGATGAACCTTGTCATGAAACATCTAGCCTTGTTTGACCTCCATCCTTGAATACTCCCATGATGAATGATGAGCATCATCGACCGTCATGCAATCTGGTGCTATGTGAGCCCAATCCTCAGGGATATCGGTCTCGTCATCAAAGCTCTGACCCCACAAATTCATCCACAAAGGCATGGTGCTCTGCATCGTCAGTCTCCATCTGTTCCATGATTCTTTCGTCCTCCTCACCCTGGTTAGCTTCCATATAAGGACCATACTCTTCCGCTTGTCCATCCTCTATCGGGTTCTGAACCGCCTGATCATTGCAAACATAGGTATGCTCAGCATTTGGGGTCTCTAAATTGTCCTCTACTTCACCTGTGTTGCTACTCTCACCCTGCATGCCACCATCCAGGAACTCAACAAGCATGATGTTGCAATAACGACGCTCCAATGCCTTCGACATGAGAAAATGCCACTTCTTCGTGTTACTGGCCTCATACAACTCCCACCTCCATCCATTCTCCCGCAATTTAGGCACCAACATACTAATCCTGAAATGATGTTGGGAGGACGGAACACCCAACTATTTATGTAGCTAGGCTAAAGCTTGTTTTCGGCTATAATCTAGCGGGGAATTCAGTTATGTGTCAAACACCTGAAACTCGCTAAGGTCTACCCCACTGTCCCCATATCTGATTTCACCATTGCCATGGTATATTTTAAAAGGGACTAAATCGGTCGACATTCCTGGTCGCATCGTTCAAAGCATCCAGTCAGTTAAAAGAAGTACCATGGCAACCTACTCTAACTaaacaaaataaactaaaaaaacTAACCCTAACAGCAAACTACTAACTAAACTAGCCGTAATCCAAAAGAATTATCCGAGAACTAAAACTAACAACTAAAACTAACCCTAACCTACCTCAAACTAATCTACAACTAAAACTAACCCTAAAATTATGGCTACAGGTTAACCCTAAAATCTAATCTAACtaaactaaactaactaaatatactaagtaatcaaactaaactaactaaaaaactaaatcAAAGTAAACTAACCCTAAAATTAACCCTAATCTAAAACTACAAACTAAATAGACGATTAAATCTAACTCTATACAAATCTAACTAATCTACAACTAAAACTAATAAAATCTAACttaaaaaggaaatctatattaAAAAAATATCCATACCTATCGACACTCGGCCGGCCGAGGGCGAGCGCTCCCACGCGGGACAGCTGCGGGCCCACGCGTTGGGGGTgggagcggcagcggcggcgccggaTCCAGCGTTCTTGGGCGGAGCAGCAGCAACACGGTGGCCAGGCGAGCAGGCGCAGCGGCGGCAACGGCGGAgtcgcgagagagagagagaggccgcgcgtgagagagagagagagagtgcgcgagagagagggaggagccgaCGGATATTTTAGGACTATCGGCCAGCCGAAAGCCGACAGGGACCTATCGACCGTCCACGGACCGACATGTCTGTCGGTGATGTGTTGAGACTAGTCGGCTCTTGGGTGGCCGATTGGGCTCTGTCGGCCCTCTAGTTGCCGACAAAGAACCTATCGGCAATCCAACGGCCGACAGACTACTACTTCTACAATTTTTTTTATTCAAATGCTTTATTTGCAATTAATAATTAAGAtactattatttaaaaaaaatcagtgGTGAGTGCAGCCGTGCAGGCCACCCacgctgcctcctcctccttttTCTGCTCTTCACTTCCTACTAGCCGTTGGCGCCCATTCCTCTCACTGGCTCCCTCCTCTCCTTCCATGATGGAAGGccattcatcttcttcttcacaaaggcACACTTGCTGTCTTCTCACTGCAGGCAGCAATCTCTACTGCTCTCCTTCCCCCCTCTTCGTCGCCGAGCTCATTAGCTAGCTTTGATTCATAATCCCCAGCAAAACACTCCCCATTCTCCCTTCAATTTCATCCCAAACCATcacccaccaccaccatgccgcGGGGGCTTCCACCGCAGCGCCTCCCCCACAGCAGCATCGCCGCCGCATCCACGctcttcctcctcctgctcctgctctcCCCACCAACCATATGGCTCCCATTTTATTGTTGATCAAAGTTGTGGCATGATTTAATTAATTTCTTCATCATAACATGAAAGTGTATGTCTTGTAGTTggtcatacacacacacacacacacacacacacacacaacaacaacaacaacaacaacaacaacaacaacaacaacaacaacaacaacaacaacaacaacaacaacaacaacaacaacaacaacaacaacaacaacaacaacaacaaaatagcGTGCGCCTGCTTCATCCAAACCTAGATTTCTATCTACCCTCTGAAATGCAAACACTAACAACATTTACACTGCTAGGTGCAGTAGTTGATGGCTCTCCATCCGCCGAGCTCAAGTTGAAGTAGGCCGGCTGCTTTGGGCATGGCAGGCTCGACATGGTCTCCATAGATAGCATTGCAACTACGTCGGACATGGTAGGGCGATCAGCTCCATTCTCCTGGACACACATCAAGGCAATATTGATGCATTTCAGTATCTCCAGTGCTTGATCTTGGTCGTGGTGATCTGCTAATGATTTGTCAACAAGCTCAAACCATCTGCCCTCCTTCCATAGCGTCCATGCCTTCAACAAAGTGCCCACCTCAGTTATATAATGAGTTTGTTGAATGGAGATTTTACAAAATATTGTATGAAAACCTACTTGAAGACAATAAACAAAACTATAAGTGGGTCCCTGTTGGCACCTTTTTAAGTAACACTATTTGCTGGAACATTCAATTCCATCTTTCAACAACTGCTGGAAAAAAAAAACGATCGTTGTTGAAAGACACTAGACTGTGTCCTCCGATAAACATACAAAACTTAGTGGCGTCTAGTAGGAAAGATCAGTTTTCTCAAGTCTTTCAGCAAATGCCACATGCACGATTTGAGAAGTGCCTTGTGGCAAAAATTTTATTTTCACACTAACCACTCATGGTTGAAGAGCAGGCACCATGGGGACCACACACTAAATTGGAAGTCCATGTTAACAGTAAATAAATAGAAATACTTACATAGCCAAGCAGGTTGAAGAAATCTCCTTGCTGGTGAAAACCAGCATTTGTCTTCCCACTAATAATCTCAAGAAGTAACACACCGAAGCTAAAGACATCAGTTTTGATAGAGAAGACACCATCTGAAGCATACTCAGGAGCCATATAGCCACTGGATAGAAGAAAACAAAAACCAAAACATCATGCACCAATTACTAACTAATACATTCATCATACAGTTTGATGGAATAGATTTGCAATAAGTGCATGCTTACTATGTCCCCACTACTCTATTCGTATTTCCTTGAAAAGCATTTGGGCTAAATATTTTTGCTAGCCCAAAATCAGAGATCTTGGGATTCATGTCACTGTCCAAGAGAATATTGCTTGCTTTCAGGTCCCTATGTATGATGCGCAGTCGGGAGAGCTTATGAAGATATAGAAGACCTTGTGCTATCCCCTCAATTATATTAAGACGTTTGTCCCAAGTAAGTAATCTTGCTCTTGTTACATCTGCACAGGTAATCGTGTTATCAGCAATGATTAAATTTGGCAGTATGTTTGATAAACATATAACTAAAATGTCATAAGAATGAAAAGGAAATGTACAACATACCAAAGATGAAGAAATCCAGACTCTTGTTTTGCATATATTCGTATATCAATATGTGCTCTTCCCCGTGAACACAGCATCCAAGTAGTCGAACTAGATTGGTATGTTGTAGTTTAGCGATAAGATGGATTTCATTCTTAAACTCCACAAACCCTTGACCAGATTGTGAAGCTAGTCTCTTAACTGCTATTTCAAGCCCATTCGGTAATTGACCCTGCAATGTTTGAAGTTCTAATTTTGTaaaaaaagaaaataagccaaTAGAAATTAGAAAGAGATTTTAACAGCGGCCTAGATATGATCATACTTTATTTAAGGATTTTCTTGAAATGTAAATTTGGATTAATAACTTTTTCATTCAGCCATATATAATAAACCACGGAATTGCCCTCATTTTTTTAGTGGGCCCAGTAAAGTGTGCTCATGATAGCATACCACCTTGTATACAGCGCCAAAGCCCCCTTGTCCAAGTTTGTTTTCATTACAGAAGTTGTCGGTAGACTCAACTATTTGACGGAAATCGAACATTGTGAACTCTGAATCCGTATCTTGAATTGTCCAAAGCGATGATACACCGTCGTCAACTCTTGTCAAATTTGCCATGGGTTGTTCTTGCAACTTCAACATCCCTAACCAAGTCAGAGAAATATAACAATTCAAAATTCTGTCTCTGGTACGGTTTACCATGTCCAGCATAAAAATGAATGGCGCCAGCTTCCTCTGACATAAATCTCTGGGTGACGTTGTCACTTATACGTACATGGGTCGGGATCCTTATTCCTTAGACCCACGTGTCAGTGACCACGTCCCTCTACGTTACGTCCGAGCGAGGAACCGGTTCAAAGTGAACGTGCATCTAATTTACAGAGAGGAAGAATACATCAGCGACGTACCTTTTCTCAGATATCTTATCCATCCAAAGCAAAATATGCATAAGAAAATCCCTACAAGAGGAACAATTATGGATACAATAATCCACTGCTTCTTCCTTTTTCCTACAAATGACAATGACACACCACCTCATCCATCAAAATATGTGATAAGTAATTACAAGGCGACGAATATTGCACGACTGCATCAAAATTCAACCGTGACTCAGCCCGGGCAGTTTTTCACCGAAAACCGAACACCGAACCAAACCGAACCGAATAGTCGGTAATTTGgtttttcggttcggtttcggttttcAGTTCTGTGAAGTTCGGtgtttcggttcggtttcggtttctgTGAACTGCAAACCGAAGTACCGAGAAACCgaaattggtggagtactgtggttTTTTTTCCTGTTGTTTATCAAAACTGATGGAGTACCGTGGTTTATTATCAAGAATGAACTGCAAAACTGATGGAGTACTGTGGTTTATTATCAAGAATGAACTGCAAATTTGTAATATTTGATTTGAGCATTGAATCCTGTCTGATGTTTTCTTACATCGGTTTATTCGGTTTTAACCGAAAAACCGAACTAAAAAACCGAACCAAAATTGGCCGGTTTTTGAAATTTTAGCAAACCGATCGGGGGTCATTTTCTGGAAACCGAAATTTTGAAAAACCGAAAAAACCGAACCGAACCATCGGTTaaaaccgaacgcccaggctgAACCATGACGTGCCCCCACACCTAAAGCACAGGTCTGTGGCCAGCTCATCTCACGGAGCTGCAGTGCCGCGGTGTAAAGGTGGGGCAGGAGCTCGGGAGTTTTCTCGATCTACGTGAGAAGATCTTTTCTTAAACCAAAATACCCAAGGCTATCTAGCCACCGCGGATCGAGTTTTTTAGGGTTGTCTACGCATGTTAGTGTATTCATTCAAGCACAAAGGGGAATAAATAGTTTCTGCTATCTCCCAGTGGAATCAGGATTGTAATATTCATTACTAATTTCTTGCCATCTTGCTTTGCTTGATTACGGGTGCTGTACTGTTgtcgatttaaacaaacttgATGTAAGCCAAAAGTGTATTATGTAAATTAATTTGTAGCACATCGATTTCTTTGGCGCTCATAATTAGACAGGAATTGGAACGAAACGATTCAGGTTGGCACCTGAGCGTCGGCCGGCCGTTGGTTGagtggatggcggcggcggcgtccccaTGTTGAGCATGGGCACGCCACGGAAGAAGACGTAGTTCTCGTACCGGTAGCTGCAGCGCACGCCGGCGGTCCGCGCGCCGATCGTCCCGCCGGCCAACGGCGCCTTGCCGACCAGGTCCTCCAGGCAGCCCCAGCAGTCGGCGGGCGATAGGTCCGGCGTGCACTGCGCCAACGCGTACATCGTCGGCACGGGCGCCGCGACGCTGCCGTTCCAAATCCGCGCCGTCGCGAACCTCCTGGCGGACCCGTACGCCGCCCACCGCGCCGTGCCGTTGAGCAGCGCGCGCACCCGCGCCGTGAACAGGGCGTCGGCGCGGGGGTCGGCGCTGGCGTTCTGCGGCGTGTTGTAGAGGCTGATCTGGCCGACGTTGGCGGTGGTGGCGAGGAAGTCCTGGCCGGAGAAGTAGAGGAAGCAGGCGTCGTAGAGCACGGCCACCTCCT is part of the Miscanthus floridulus cultivar M001 chromosome 9, ASM1932011v1, whole genome shotgun sequence genome and encodes:
- the LOC136483425 gene encoding cysteine-rich receptor-like protein kinase 6 isoform X2 translates to MAVVVVAVAVVLLSASPPAAAQPWQYCGSSARYSPNSTYQVNLEAVSTALPRNASSSPALFATAARGAGGGDDRVFALTLCRGDADAAGCLDCVADAFRQARGSCPLDKEVAVLYDACFLYFSGQDFLATTANVGQISLYNTPQNASADPRADALFTARVRALLNGTARWAAYGSARRFATARIWNGSVAAPVPTMYALAQCTPDLSPADCWGCLEDLVGKAPLAGGTIGARTAGVRCSYRYENYVFFRGVPMLNMGTPPPPSTQPTAGRRSGKRKKQWIIVSIIVPLVGIFLCIFCFGWIRYLRKGMLKLQEQPMANLTRVDDGVSSLWTIQDTDSEFTMFDFRQIVESTDNFCNENKLGQGGFGAVYKGQLPNGLEIAVKRLASQSGQGFVEFKNEIHLIAKLQHTNLVRLLGCCVHGEEHILIYEYMQNKSLDFFIFDVTRARLLTWDKRLNIIEGIAQGLLYLHKLSRLRIIHRDLKASNILLDSDMNPKISDFGLAKIFSPNAFQGNTNRVVGTYGYMAPEYASDGVFSIKTDVFSFGVLLLEIISGKTNAGFHQQGDFFNLLGYAWTLWKEGRWFELVDKSLADHHDQDQALEILKCINIALMCVQENGADRPTMSDVVAMLSMETMSSLPCPKQPAYFNLSSADGEPSTTAPSSVNVVSVCISEGR
- the LOC136483425 gene encoding cysteine-rich receptor-like protein kinase 6 isoform X1; translated protein: MAVVVVAVAVVLLSASPPAAAQPWQYCGSSARYSPNSTYQVNLEAVSTALPRNASSSPALFATAARGAGGGDDRVFALTLCRGDADAAGCLDCVADAFRQARGSCPLDKEVAVLYDACFLYFSGQDFLATTANVGQISLYNTPQNASADPRADALFTARVRALLNGTARWAAYGSARRFATARIWNGSVAAPVPTMYALAQCTPDLSPADCWGCLEDLVGKAPLAGGTIGARTAGVRCSYRYENYVFFRGVPMLNMGTPPPPSTQPTAGRRSGKRKKQWIIVSIIVPLVGIFLCIFCFGWIRYLRKGMLKLQEQPMANLTRVDDGVSSLWTIQDTDSEFTMFDFRQIVESTDNFCNENKLGQGGFGAVYKVGQLPNGLEIAVKRLASQSGQGFVEFKNEIHLIAKLQHTNLVRLLGCCVHGEEHILIYEYMQNKSLDFFIFDVTRARLLTWDKRLNIIEGIAQGLLYLHKLSRLRIIHRDLKASNILLDSDMNPKISDFGLAKIFSPNAFQGNTNRVVGTYGYMAPEYASDGVFSIKTDVFSFGVLLLEIISGKTNAGFHQQGDFFNLLGYAWTLWKEGRWFELVDKSLADHHDQDQALEILKCINIALMCVQENGADRPTMSDVVAMLSMETMSSLPCPKQPAYFNLSSADGEPSTTAPSSVNVVSVCISEGR